The stretch of DNA ATGTGGCCGTGATTGACGAACTGACGGGCCGCAAAAACGGTCGGCACGAACTTGGCGCGATACACAACCGCATCCAGACGACGCTCGAGCAGGCCGATCATGTTTTCGCTGGTGTCACCACGCAAACGCACAGCTTCTTCGTAAGTCGCGCGGAACTGCTTTTCGGTGACGTCGCCGTAATAGCCCTTGAGCTTCTGCTTGGCGCGCAGCTGGATACCAAAGTCAGAAACCTTGGACTTGCGGCGCTGGCCATGCTCGCCCGGACCATAGGAACGGGTGTTGAACGGGCTCTTGGCACGACCCCAGATGTTTTCACCCATCCGGCGGTCGATCTTGTATTTGGCGCTTGTGCGCTTGGTCATGTGCAGCCTCTAGGTTGCTAGGTGTTGCCGGTTGCCCGTCGCACCCCCGAAATATGAGGGAAAAAGCGCCGAAAACTGCCGGAAATTAAAGGCGGGCCCGACCGATTCCGGTTGAGCCCGCTTGATGGCGCCGGAGTATAGCCACGCGCCCCTTTGTGTCAAACGCTTAAAACACCCCGCAAGTGCCCGGCCACGCTGGGATTTTTGGCCCGTCACGCCGGAGTGTCGGACGGATCAATCGGCGGCATCTTGTTGGGATTGGGAAAGCGCACAAAAAGTGCCCCGGCAAGAATGATCGTGAGGGCCACAAGACCAAAATAATGCGGCAGATCCGGCGACAGCGTGTAGCCGCCGGGGCCGACAAGACTGCCGATCATGAAGCCCGTGGCGCTCATGGAGGCATTGAGGCCAGCCGCACTCCCCTGCTCGTTCGGGGTCACTGACAGCGAGATGGCAGCCGAGATGCCCGGGTTGGCCATACCGAAAGCAATGCCGACCATGACAAGGCCTGTGGTGAGCATCCAGAACGACGCCGCCATGGTGAGGATAGTGTAGGCCGCAACCGCCAGCACAAGCCCGCCATAGATCAAAACCGGCGGCGCCAGCCGGAAGCGCTGGACGATGGCTGTCTGCACAAACAAAGTCGCCCCGGCCATCATCATCAGCGCAGCACCGGTCGCCCGCGCGGTGCCTGCAGCGTCCAGTCCCAGAATGTCCTGAAAGTAGAAGGCGGAGGTCTGTTGGGTGACGGCCACCATCATCGAGATCGCCATAGAGATGGGCATCATGGCGATGATGCGTCTGTCGCGAAGCTGGAGCTTTGGCCGCGGTGTATCCTTCTGCGCCTGGGTGCGCGGCGGCTCGGGCAGCAGACGCCACGCCATGATACCGCCGATGATGCCGAGAGCCGCCGCCAGGTACATCGGTGCCAGCAACTCATACGCCGACATGAGCCCCGCGATGCCCGGCCCGGAGATGAGACCAAAGCCCATGGCAGCCGCGACCATGGACGTGCCGGACGTGCGGTCTCGCGCAGACGTGGTGTCCGCCACATAGGCCTGTGCTGCGGGAAACACTCCGGCAGACGCCGCCGCGGAGGCCACACGCGGCACGAACATCAACAGGAAGATCGCCCATAGTGGCAGAGCGACCGCGAGCCCCGTCGCGACGGCTAGCGTGAACAGCATCATGAACACACCAAAGCCTGTAAGCCCCAGGGCAATGACACGCACCCGCCCCACCCGGTCCGACAACCGTCCCCATAGGGGCGAGGTAATGGCGAACATGCCCGCTGCCGCCGCAAACATTAGCCCGACGAGTACTTCCGTGAACCCAAGCTCACGCGCGATGGGCGGCAGAACCGCAAACAGCATTGACCGGGAAATGCCGACCGTGACCAGCGCCAGAAAAAGGATTGCCAGCGGACTGCGCCAGAAGGCTGCACTCAGTATCTGAGGCGCTTCGGTACTCGTTGAACTGTCGGTTTCACTGTCGGCGCGCGGGTCACTCAAGAGGCATCATCACTCTTCGTGCGCTCAGCTTTGCCTGCTTTGCCTTTATTGGGCCGCTCCTTATAGGGCACCCGCTCGCGCGGCGGCCGCACCAGCGCTGTAACGATGCCACGCAGGGTGCGCACCTCTTGCAAGGTCAGGTTGGCGCGCTGAAACAGGTTGCGGATATTGCGCACCATGGCCGGACGCTTTTCCGGCGGGTAGAGGAAGTTGTGCGTATCAAGCTCACGCTCCAGCTGCTCGAAGAACCCGACAATTTCGCCTGTGGGCGCCATCTCCTGATCCTGCGTCGCCTCAATGCGGGGCTCTGCCTCCTGCGTCTGCCGAAAGTACTCATAGCCCAGCAGCAGCACAGCCTGCGCCAGGTTGATCGAGGCAAAGGATGGATTGACCGGCACCGTCAAAATCGAATGCGCCAACGTCACATCATCATTGTTGAGGCCGGACCGCTCGCCGCCGAACAGAACACCCACCCGGGCGCCGCTCTCCTCAATGCCACGCGCTTCCGCCATCGCAGTCTGAGGCGTCACGGTCGGCTTGATGAGGTCGCGGCGACGGGCTGTCGTCGCATAAACCCGATCGAGGTCGGCGATGGCGTCCTCTGTCCGGTCAAACAGCCGGACGGTCTTGATCTGGTCAAACGCCCCCGAAGATGCCTTGACCGCATAGGCATTGGGCCAGCCATCGCGGGGCCGCACGAGGCGCAAATCAGTCAGGCCGAAATTCAACATGGCCCGGGCAGCCGTGCCGACATTCTCGCCTAGTTGCGGTGCAACAAGAATCACAGCCGGGCCCGAATGTGCTTCCACGACAGTTTGTTGCTTCGTCCGGTCCGTTCCAGCCATGAAATACTGCTATTTCCATCAACCACGCAGCCGCCGCTGCTTTAATCGTTAACGATGGGGTGCTATACGAAAACACCAGCCGACGCCAACTTTGCGCCGTCGGCACCCCACATATGGCGCGGCCTCGCTTTGGCCTCGCGCCTCCCACTTTCAGCGCAGCGTCATATATGCGCGATGTCCGTGTGGTTCCATTCTCCCGGAATCACTAAAGGCAACACATACAGACCGGGTCAGAGGATTACATGTCGAAAATCAAGGTGGATAACCCCGTTGTAGAACTTGATGGGGACGAGATGACCCGGATCATCTGGCAACTCATCAAGGACAAGCTGGTCCACCCCTATCTCGACCTCGACCTTGAATATTACGACCTGGGCATGGAGTACCGCGACAAGACCGACGATCAGGTCACGATCGACGCGGCTGAAGCCATCAAGAAGCACGGCGTCGGCGTCAAATGCGCCACCATTACCCCGGACGAAGCCCGCGTTGAGGAATTCGGCCTCAAGAAGATGTGGCGCTCGCCCAACGGCACCATCCGCAACATCCTCGGCGGCACAGTGTTCCGTGAACCAATTATCTGCAAAAACGTGCCTCGCCTCGTGCCGGGCTGGACAGACCCCATCGTCATCGGTCGTCACGCTTTTGGTGACCAGTATCGCGCAACGGACTTTCTGGTGCCCGGCGCCGGCAAGCTGACCATGAAATGGGAAGCCGAAGACGGTTCAGATTCCAAGGAATTTGAAATCTTCAATTTCGAGGGCCCCGGCATCGCCATGGGCATGTACAACCTCGACGCCTCCATCATCGACTTCGCCCGCGCCTGCCTGAACTACGGCATCCAGCGCAAATGGCCTGTCTACCTCTCCACAAAGAACACCATCATGAAGGCCTATGACGGCCGCTTCAAAGACCTGTTCCAGAAGGTCTATGAGGAAGAGTTCAAGGCGGAATACGACAAGCTCGGCATCACCTATGAACACCGCTTGATTGACGACATGGTGGCGTCATCCATGAAGTGGTCGGGCAAGTTCATCTGGGCCTGCAAGAACTACGATGGCGATGTGCAGTCTGACTCCGTCGCCCAGGGCTTTGGCTCACTCGGCCTTATGACTTCCGTGCTGCTGACGCCGGACGGGAAGATCTGTGAATCTGAAGCAGCGCACGGCACCGTCACCCGCCACTACCGCCTGTGGCAGGACGGCAAGGAGACCTCGACCAACTCCATCGCGTCCATCTTTGCGTGGACCCGTGGTCTCTCCTTCCGCGCCGAGCTCGACAACAACGACGCCTTGGCCAAATTTGCCAAGACCCTTGAGAAGACATGTGTGTCCACGGTTGAAGGCGGCTCCATGACCAAGGACCTGGCCCTGCTGGTGGGTGCGGAGCAGAAGTGGCTCTCAACCGAGGCCTTCCTCGACAAGGTCTCTGATAACCTGGAAAAAGCGATGTCGAAGGCCTCCTAGGAGGCGCTTCGGCGTTTGCCGCCCGGCAGGCCGCTCAATCGTTCCTGAGGGCCTCTTCGATTTCTTCGTCTTCTGTAAAGGCAGTCGCATCGCCTGCGCGCTCGCGGGCGACCTTCAGCACGGCCTCGCGAATTTCCGGATGGCGTCGTGCCAGCATCGTGAAATCGTCGGACGCCAGCTTCAACAGATCGCAGTCAGCTGAAACCGTCAGCTCATGCTGCCGGGTGGAATTGCGCAGCAGCGCCATCTCGCCGAAGAAGTCCCCTTCGCGCAGATAGATCGACTCTTCGGGATGGCGCTCCACCAGCACTTCACCACTGACGATAAAATACATGGCGTCCGCTGGATCCCCGGCGTGGGCGATGTGGGACCCGCGTGGCAGTGACACAGCTTCAAGCCTGCCCATGATGGCAAAAATCTGCTCGGCCTCGAGTTCCGAGAACAGGGGTACGCGCGCCACCATGCCCCAGGTGATGGCAAATTCCCGACGGTGAATCTCCTGGGAGAAGCCGGTGGCAATGATACCGATGGGCAAGGCAAACATGCCAAGGCCAAACAGCATGACCAGCGCACCAACAAGCCGACCCGCCGCCGTTATAGGCACCACATCGCCATAGCCAACCGTCGTCAATGTCGCCATGGACCACCACATGGCGGCCGGCACACTGCCGAAGGCTTCGGGCTGTTCATGACGCTCAATGAAGTAGAGCAGCGTTGAAGAGACAAGCAGCGCTCCGCTCATCACAATCATGGCCGCACCCAGCGCTCGCCGCTCCTGCCACAGCACCCGGCTAAGCGAGGACAGCGCCGGTGAATAGCGAGCCAGCTTGAAGAAGCGCAACAGTCGAAAGACCCGCAACACCCGCAGATCAATCGCCAGAAAGAATGCAAGGTAAAACGGTGCGATGGCGAGAAAGTCCACAACCATCATTGGCGTCCGGACGAAGCGCACGCGCGCGGTCAGACCGTGCAGCCGCCGGTATGGCCCGTGCTCTGTGCACACCCAGATACGCACCAGATATTCGATGGTGAATATAGCGACCGACGCAATATTGAAGGCTTCAAGCAGGTCGCCATATTGCGCGGCAATGCCCGCGACAGTTTCAAGCGAGAAGGCCACCACATTGGCGATGATCAGGATGGTCATCGACACATCAAAGATCAGACTGGCCCGGTCGCTGGTCTTGCCAGCTTCAAGAACATGATAGAGCCGTGCCTTAAGGCCCTTACGGGCAGGTCGCGGATCAGGAACGGTTCCAGCCTGCGGCACGCCTCACCTCACGCAGCGCTTGCAGGCTCAGCCACCTGCGAGGTGATGGCGGCAAGCGCTTCATCTGCCTTGTCCACATCAGGCCCACCAGCCTGCGCCATGTCAGGTCGGCCACCGCCGCCCTTGCCTCCAAGCGCAGCAGACCCTGCCCGCACCAGATCAACCGCGCTGAGCTTGCTCGTCAGATCATCCGTCACCCCAACGGCAACAGCTGCCTTGCCGTCGGCGATGGCCACAACAGCCACGACACCGGACCCGATTTCCTTCTTGCCGTCATCGACAAGGCCCCGCAGTTCCTTTGCTGGAACGCCATCCAGACGACGCGCCATGACCTTGATGCCCGCAATTTCCTGAACGGCAGGAGCTGCAGCGCCGCCGCCGCCACCAGCACTGGCAAGAGCTGCCTGCTTACGGGCTTCGGACAGCTCACGTTCCAGCTTCTTGCGCTCATCCACCAGCTGCGCAACGCGGCCAGGCAAGTCATCAATGCTGGTCTTGAGGGCGTCAGCTGCTGCCTTCGCCTTGGCTTCCTGTGATGCCATGTGCTGGCGTGCTGTCTCACCAGTAAGCGCTTCAATGCGGCGCACACCTGAGGAGACTGCGCTCTCGGAAAGAATCTTGATCAGGGCAATGTCGCCCAGACGGCGCACATGGGTGCCGCCGCAAAGCTCTGTCGAGAAAAAGCCTGCCCGGTCCTGTGGTCCGGAATGCCCCATGCTCAGCACACGGACTTCATCGCCGTATTTTTCGCCGAACAACGCCAGCGCCCCGGCCTCGATTGCTTCGTCCGGTGTCATCAAACGCGTGGTGACGTCACTGTTGTCGCGCACCACGGAATTGACGATGACTTCGACTTCAGCGAGTTCCTCTGCCGTGATGGCCCGCGGGTGTGAAATGTCAAAGCGCAGCCGGTCCTGCGACACCATGGAGCCCTTCTGGGTGACATGATCGCCAAGCACGCGGCGCAGTGCTTCGTGCAACAGGTGGGTTGCCGAGTGATTGGCCCGCAGCCGCGAGCGGCGCTCGCCATCAACCCGAAGTTCAACAATGCCGCCTGTGGTCAGGCCACCCTTGGCGACCTTGCCCACATGCACATGCAGGTCCCCGCCCCGCTTGGCGGTATCCGTCACGCAAAACTCAATACCCTCAGCACCAATCATGATGCCGGTGTCACCCATCTGGCCACCGGACTCCGCATAGAACGGTGTCTGGTTGACGATGACGGAGCCTTCGTCTCCTTCACCAAGCGCATCGACCAGTTCACCATCTTTGAGCAGTGCAACGATCTTGCCCTCTGCCACTTCCGTGTCGTAGCCAAGAAACTCAGTCGAGCCGTGCTCGTCACGCAGTTCCAGCCAGATGACTTCCGTCGCAGCATCACCGGAGCCCGACCACGCCGCACGCGCTTCCGCCTTCTGACGTGCCATGGCCGCATCAAAACCGTCCGTATCCACCTCAATGCCCTTGGTCCGCAGGGCGTCCTGGGTGAGGTCAAGGGGAAAACCATAGGTGTCATAGAGCTTGAAGGCCGCTTCGCCGGCGAGCGTCTTGGCGTCGCCAAGCTGTGCCACTTCGTCGTCCAGCAACTTGAGACCGCGATCAAGGGTGACGCGGAAGCGCTCTTCTTCCAGCTTCAGAGTTTCTGTCACCAGGGCCTGAGCACGCTGCAGCTCCGGATAAGCCTGACCCATCTGGGTCACAAGTGCCGGCACCAGCCTGTGCATCAACGGGTCTTTTGCGCCAATGATGTGCGCATGGCGCATGGCCCGGCGCATGATCCGGCGCAGCACGTAGCCCCGGCCTTCATTGGACGGCAGCACGCCGTCAGCAATCAGGAAGCTTGTGGCGCGCAGATGATCTGCAATCACCCGATGGCTCACCGCATGGTCACCATCTGCTGCAACACTTGAGGCGTCAGCGGATGCTTCAATCAGCGCGCGCATCATGTCCGTGTCGTAATTGTCGTGCTTGCCCTGCAGCACGGCCGCAATGCGTTCGAGGCCCATGCCGGTGTCAATGGATGGCTTGGGCAGGGCGACCTTCTCGCCGCCTGCCTGCTGGTCGAACTGCATGAAGACCAGGTTCCAGATTTCGATGAACCGGTCACCGTCTTCGTCCGGCGAACCGGGAGGACCACCGGGCACCTTCTCGCCATGGTCAAAGAAGATTTCAGAGCACGGACCGCACGGGCCGGTGTCGCCCATGGACCAGTAATTGTCCGCAGTGGCGATCTTGATGATCCGGTCGTCTGTCAGGCCTGCGATCTTCTTCCACAGGACCGGCGCCTCTTCGTCTTCGTGATAGACGGTGACGGTCAGCTTGTCCTTGGGCAGGCCGTAGTCTGTGGTGAGCAGTTCCCAGGCATAGGCAATCGCTTCTTCCTTGAAGTAGTCCCCAAAGGAGAAGTTGCCGAGCATCTCAAAGAAGGTGTGGTGGCGCGCCGTGTAGCCCACATTGTCCAGATCATTGTGCTTGCCGCCCGCCCGCACGCATTTTTGCGATGAGACCGCGCGCACATAGTCGCGTTTCTCAGCACCGGTAAACACGTTCTTGAACGGCACCATGCCCGCATTGTTGAACAGCAGTGTGGGGTCATTGCGCGGCACCAGTGGCGCCGATGCGACGGGGGTATGCCCTTTGCCATCGAAGAAATCGATAAACGTCTGGCGGACTTCATTGACGCTCGTCATAGCCTGAACCTGCACTCTTATTCGTTAGCTGCGGATAGGGAGACAGAAGGACACCCGCAGATTCGCGCGGGGCC from Pyruvatibacter sp. HU-CL02332 encodes:
- a CDS encoding cyclic nucleotide-gated ion channel → MPQAGTVPDPRPARKGLKARLYHVLEAGKTSDRASLIFDVSMTILIIANVVAFSLETVAGIAAQYGDLLEAFNIASVAIFTIEYLVRIWVCTEHGPYRRLHGLTARVRFVRTPMMVVDFLAIAPFYLAFFLAIDLRVLRVFRLLRFFKLARYSPALSSLSRVLWQERRALGAAMIVMSGALLVSSTLLYFIERHEQPEAFGSVPAAMWWSMATLTTVGYGDVVPITAAGRLVGALVMLFGLGMFALPIGIIATGFSQEIHRREFAITWGMVARVPLFSELEAEQIFAIMGRLEAVSLPRGSHIAHAGDPADAMYFIVSGEVLVERHPEESIYLREGDFFGEMALLRNSTRQHELTVSADCDLLKLASDDFTMLARRHPEIREAVLKVARERAGDATAFTEDEEIEEALRND
- a CDS encoding MFS transporter — translated: MSDPRADSETDSSTSTEAPQILSAAFWRSPLAILFLALVTVGISRSMLFAVLPPIARELGFTEVLVGLMFAAAAGMFAITSPLWGRLSDRVGRVRVIALGLTGFGVFMMLFTLAVATGLAVALPLWAIFLLMFVPRVASAAASAGVFPAAQAYVADTTSARDRTSGTSMVAAAMGFGLISGPGIAGLMSAYELLAPMYLAAALGIIGGIMAWRLLPEPPRTQAQKDTPRPKLQLRDRRIIAMMPISMAISMMVAVTQQTSAFYFQDILGLDAAGTARATGAALMMMAGATLFVQTAIVQRFRLAPPVLIYGGLVLAVAAYTILTMAASFWMLTTGLVMVGIAFGMANPGISAAISLSVTPNEQGSAAGLNASMSATGFMIGSLVGPGGYTLSPDLPHYFGLVALTIILAGALFVRFPNPNKMPPIDPSDTPA
- a CDS encoding RNA methyltransferase, with protein sequence MAGTDRTKQQTVVEAHSGPAVILVAPQLGENVGTAARAMLNFGLTDLRLVRPRDGWPNAYAVKASSGAFDQIKTVRLFDRTEDAIADLDRVYATTARRRDLIKPTVTPQTAMAEARGIEESGARVGVLFGGERSGLNNDDVTLAHSILTVPVNPSFASINLAQAVLLLGYEYFRQTQEAEPRIEATQDQEMAPTGEIVGFFEQLERELDTHNFLYPPEKRPAMVRNIRNLFQRANLTLQEVRTLRGIVTALVRPPRERVPYKERPNKGKAGKAERTKSDDAS
- the alaS gene encoding alanine--tRNA ligase, yielding MTSVNEVRQTFIDFFDGKGHTPVASAPLVPRNDPTLLFNNAGMVPFKNVFTGAEKRDYVRAVSSQKCVRAGGKHNDLDNVGYTARHHTFFEMLGNFSFGDYFKEEAIAYAWELLTTDYGLPKDKLTVTVYHEDEEAPVLWKKIAGLTDDRIIKIATADNYWSMGDTGPCGPCSEIFFDHGEKVPGGPPGSPDEDGDRFIEIWNLVFMQFDQQAGGEKVALPKPSIDTGMGLERIAAVLQGKHDNYDTDMMRALIEASADASSVAADGDHAVSHRVIADHLRATSFLIADGVLPSNEGRGYVLRRIMRRAMRHAHIIGAKDPLMHRLVPALVTQMGQAYPELQRAQALVTETLKLEEERFRVTLDRGLKLLDDEVAQLGDAKTLAGEAAFKLYDTYGFPLDLTQDALRTKGIEVDTDGFDAAMARQKAEARAAWSGSGDAATEVIWLELRDEHGSTEFLGYDTEVAEGKIVALLKDGELVDALGEGDEGSVIVNQTPFYAESGGQMGDTGIMIGAEGIEFCVTDTAKRGGDLHVHVGKVAKGGLTTGGIVELRVDGERRSRLRANHSATHLLHEALRRVLGDHVTQKGSMVSQDRLRFDISHPRAITAEELAEVEVIVNSVVRDNSDVTTRLMTPDEAIEAGALALFGEKYGDEVRVLSMGHSGPQDRAGFFSTELCGGTHVRRLGDIALIKILSESAVSSGVRRIEALTGETARQHMASQEAKAKAAADALKTSIDDLPGRVAQLVDERKKLERELSEARKQAALASAGGGGGAAAPAVQEIAGIKVMARRLDGVPAKELRGLVDDGKKEIGSGVVAVVAIADGKAAVAVGVTDDLTSKLSAVDLVRAGSAALGGKGGGGRPDMAQAGGPDVDKADEALAAITSQVAEPASAA
- the rpsD gene encoding 30S ribosomal protein S4 — protein: MTKRTSAKYKIDRRMGENIWGRAKSPFNTRSYGPGEHGQRRKSKVSDFGIQLRAKQKLKGYYGDVTEKQFRATYEEAVRLRGDTSENMIGLLERRLDAVVYRAKFVPTVFAARQFVNHGHIKVNGKRVNIPSYRVKEGDVIEVREKSKQLPLVLEAVGSPERDLPDYLDVDHNKMTATYVRIPQLMDVPYPVTMEPNLVVEFYSR
- a CDS encoding NADP-dependent isocitrate dehydrogenase: MSKIKVDNPVVELDGDEMTRIIWQLIKDKLVHPYLDLDLEYYDLGMEYRDKTDDQVTIDAAEAIKKHGVGVKCATITPDEARVEEFGLKKMWRSPNGTIRNILGGTVFREPIICKNVPRLVPGWTDPIVIGRHAFGDQYRATDFLVPGAGKLTMKWEAEDGSDSKEFEIFNFEGPGIAMGMYNLDASIIDFARACLNYGIQRKWPVYLSTKNTIMKAYDGRFKDLFQKVYEEEFKAEYDKLGITYEHRLIDDMVASSMKWSGKFIWACKNYDGDVQSDSVAQGFGSLGLMTSVLLTPDGKICESEAAHGTVTRHYRLWQDGKETSTNSIASIFAWTRGLSFRAELDNNDALAKFAKTLEKTCVSTVEGGSMTKDLALLVGAEQKWLSTEAFLDKVSDNLEKAMSKAS